A stretch of the Archangium violaceum genome encodes the following:
- a CDS encoding thiamine pyrophosphate-binding protein: MSQPALAKAASSVLIRGESTSALFAQGTPSLLDGHSTETLVAAHPRDSVVHSEAHARAEGPSATLTKLRSFRTLEDVTVAEALLAHLEAEQVDAVFGIPGGNIAPLVQALRRQARIRFIIGSHEGGSAFMADGYARATGKLGVCAVTAGPGATNAMTGVASAHLDQVPVLTLSGQVSTERFGLAAIQESTDEGGINTAEMFRHCTASSTTIVDAKSFPRLFERAMKTVHALPHGAVHVSLPTNIARQKLAKVSVPTAPGAWKGSLPAAPASEVYTAFELLRQAKRPLIYLGSGAREALESRGAEFAAFVRRFCIPVATSLRGKGLFSEEDFLSLGVLGIAGSKRAEQYLGEGVDVLLVLGSRLGEWASKSFSSLFQSASTVIQVDATPSVIGQFLQVNLPIVADVGSVVAGLVEFGHDAAPGSEAQVRERRQHLNELSLAHRAAAAPLPEDGPLKPQHVMAELNAHLHGGTDLYVDMGNCTGWATHCLRIAPPARVFYPCGLSSMGWSMGAVIGGKIGRPENTAIALTGDGSFLMNGTELVTAVRYQVGAVYIVLNDNYLGMVNHGEHAQAAGEYPLDDPYFSLGDPDLVKFSESLGARAHEVTRPGQLAELLPRVLQRADEERRPQVLVCRIDYREVPPYGDRFAAVASAPKEG, translated from the coding sequence CAGGGAACGCCCTCGTTGCTGGATGGACACTCCACGGAGACGCTCGTGGCAGCCCACCCGAGGGACAGCGTGGTGCATTCGGAGGCGCACGCACGCGCGGAGGGGCCGTCCGCCACGCTGACGAAGCTGCGCTCGTTCCGGACGCTGGAGGATGTCACGGTGGCGGAGGCGCTGCTGGCGCACCTGGAGGCGGAGCAGGTGGACGCGGTGTTCGGCATTCCGGGAGGCAACATCGCGCCGCTGGTGCAGGCGCTGCGCCGCCAGGCGCGCATCCGCTTCATCATCGGCAGCCACGAGGGAGGCTCGGCCTTCATGGCGGACGGGTACGCGCGCGCCACGGGCAAGCTGGGCGTGTGCGCGGTGACGGCGGGCCCCGGGGCCACCAACGCGATGACGGGCGTGGCCTCGGCGCACCTGGATCAGGTGCCGGTGCTGACCCTCAGCGGTCAGGTGTCCACCGAGCGCTTCGGGCTGGCCGCCATCCAGGAGAGCACCGACGAGGGAGGCATCAACACGGCGGAGATGTTCCGGCACTGCACGGCCTCCAGCACCACCATCGTGGACGCGAAGAGCTTCCCGCGCCTGTTCGAGCGGGCGATGAAGACGGTGCACGCGCTGCCCCACGGGGCGGTGCACGTGAGCCTGCCCACCAACATCGCCCGGCAGAAGCTGGCGAAGGTGAGCGTGCCCACGGCGCCGGGGGCGTGGAAGGGCAGCCTGCCCGCCGCGCCGGCCTCCGAGGTGTACACGGCCTTCGAGTTGCTGCGGCAGGCGAAGCGGCCCCTCATCTATCTGGGCTCGGGCGCGCGCGAGGCGCTGGAGAGCCGGGGCGCGGAGTTCGCCGCCTTCGTGCGCCGCTTCTGTATCCCCGTGGCCACCAGCCTGCGGGGCAAGGGGCTCTTCTCCGAGGAGGACTTCCTGTCGCTGGGTGTGCTGGGCATCGCCGGCAGCAAGCGCGCCGAGCAGTACCTGGGCGAGGGCGTGGACGTGCTGCTGGTGCTGGGCAGCCGCCTGGGGGAGTGGGCCAGCAAGAGCTTCTCCTCGCTCTTCCAGTCGGCGAGCACCGTCATCCAGGTGGACGCCACCCCGTCCGTCATCGGCCAGTTCCTCCAGGTGAACCTGCCCATCGTGGCGGACGTGGGCTCGGTGGTGGCGGGGCTGGTGGAGTTCGGCCATGACGCCGCGCCGGGCAGCGAGGCGCAGGTGCGCGAGCGCCGGCAGCACCTCAACGAGCTGAGCCTCGCCCACCGCGCGGCCGCCGCCCCCCTGCCCGAGGATGGGCCGCTCAAGCCGCAGCACGTGATGGCGGAGCTCAACGCGCACCTGCACGGCGGCACGGACCTGTACGTGGACATGGGCAACTGCACCGGCTGGGCCACGCACTGTCTGCGCATCGCCCCACCGGCCCGCGTCTTCTATCCCTGCGGCCTGTCCTCCATGGGCTGGTCCATGGGCGCGGTCATCGGCGGGAAGATTGGCAGGCCGGAGAACACGGCCATCGCGCTCACCGGGGACGGCTCGTTCCTGATGAACGGCACGGAGCTCGTCACCGCGGTGCGCTACCAGGTGGGCGCCGTCTACATCGTCCTCAACGACAACTACCTGGGGATGGTGAACCACGGCGAGCACGCCCAGGCGGCGGGCGAGTACCCGCTGGACGACCCCTACTTCAGCCTGGGAGATCCGGACCTGGTGAAGTTCTCCGAGTCCCTGGGCGCCCGGGCCCACGAGGTGACGCGGCCGGGTCAGCTCGCGGAGCTGCTGCCACGGGTGCTCCAGCGCGCGGACGAGGAGCGCCGGCCGCAGGTGCTCGTGTGCCGCATCGACTACCGCGAGGTGCCGCCGTACGGGGACCGGTTCGCCGCCGTGGCCTCGGCCCCGAAGGAGGGCTGA